The following proteins are co-located in the Zonotrichia albicollis isolate bZonAlb1 chromosome 1, bZonAlb1.hap1, whole genome shotgun sequence genome:
- the IMPA1 gene encoding inositol monophosphatase 1: MADPWQECMDYAVGLARKAGEIIRGALKEEISVMTKSSPVDLVTETDQKVENFIISLIKEKYPSHSFIGEESVAAGEGSILTDNPTWIIDPIDGTTNFVHRFPFVAVSIGFVVNKKIEFGIVYSCIEDKMYTARKGKGAFCNGQKLQVSGQEDITKSLLVTELGSNRDPEAIKIILSNMERLLSIPIHGIRAVGTAAVNMCLVATGGADAYYEMGIHCWDMAGAGIIITEAGGVLLDVTGGPFDLMSRRIIAASSRAIGERIAKALQVIPLRRDDATN; encoded by the exons ATGGCAGATCCCTGGCAAGAATGTATGGATTATGCAGTTGGTTTAGCAAGGAAAGCTGGGGAG ATAATCCGTGGAGCACTCAAAGAAGAAATATCTGTTATGACTAAAAGCTCACCTGTAGATCTAGTGACAGAAACTGATCAAAAAGTAGAAAACTTCATTATTTCTTTGATAAAAGAAAAGTATCCTTCTCACAG CTTTATTGGCGAAGAATCTgttgcagctggagagggcagcATTCTGACAGATAACCCCACATGGATTATAGACCCGATTGATGGAACCACCAACTTTGTACACAG gtTTCCATTTGTGGCAGTTTCAATTGGCTTTGTTGTAAACAAAAAG ATAGAGTTTGGAATTGTGTACAGTTGTATAGAAGACAAGATGTATACtgccagaaaaggaaaaggtgcATTTTGCAATGGTCAGAAACTGCAAGTATCAGGCCAAGAAG acATTACAAAATCCCTTTTAGTAACAGAATTGGGGTCAAATCGTGATCCAGAGGctataaaaataattctttctaATATGGAAAGACTTCTCAGTATTCCTATTCATGG GATTAGAGCTGTTGGTACAGCAGCTGTGAATATGTGCCTTGTGGCAACAGGTGGAGCTGATGCCTATTACGAGATGGGGATTCACTGCTGGGATATGGCAGGAGCTGGAATCATTATTACTGAAGCTGGTGGAGTGCTGCTGGATGTAACAG GTGGACCATTTGATTTGATGTCTCGGAGAATAATTGCAGCAAGTAGTCGAGCTATTGGGGAGAGGATAGCCAAAGCCCTTCAAGTAATTCCTCTGAGAAGAGATGATGCAACCAACTGA